In a genomic window of Zerene cesonia ecotype Mississippi chromosome Z, Zerene_cesonia_1.1, whole genome shotgun sequence:
- the LOC119835633 gene encoding nuclear hormone receptor FTZ-F1 isoform X4 translates to MTMDQQTGLMSLNMSPFDLSPGPEGSGSGSGPSGASQQYVPQGAAYQCTSDPQPFAYANLDASYLFPTGAGGEPGAYLPTAGTVCDQTDTKDVIEELCPVCGDKVSGYHYGLLTCESCKGFFKRTVQNKKVYTCVAERACHIDKTQRKRCPFCRFQKCLDVGMKLEAVRADRMRGGRNKFGPMYKRDRARKLQMMRQRQIAVQTLRGSLGDSGLVLGFSSPYASVPVKQEIQIPQVSSLTSSPESSPGPALLATQPQPPQPPPPPSHDKWETHSPHSASPDAFAFDTQATAAATPSSTAEATSTETLRVSPMIREFVQTIDDREWQNSLFGLLQSQTYNQCEVDLFELMCKVLDQNLFSQVDWARNTVFFKYLKVDDQMKLLQHSWSDMLVLDHLHQRMHNGLPDETTLHNGQKFDLLCLGLLGVPSLAEHFNELQNKLAELKFDVPDYICVKFLLLLNPDVRGIVNVKCVRDGYQTVQAALLDYTLTCYPTIQDKFGKLVMVVPEIHALAARGEEHLYQRHCAGQAPTQTLLMEMLHAKRKPNGGEMVNRSAEHTSTLDRLS, encoded by the exons ATGACGATGGATCAGCAGACAGGCCTCATGTCCCTCAACATGTCCCCATTCGATCTAAGTCCGGGACCAGAAGGTTCGGGCTCGGGCAGTGGACCCTCGGGAGCCTCACAACAATACGTGCCGCAAGGCGCCGCATACCAATGCACATCAGACCCGCAGCCTTTTGCCTACGCTAATTTGGATGCTTCATATCTGTTCCCAACAGGTGCCGGAGGTGAGCCCGGGGCCTACTTACCCACAGCTGGTACTGTGTGTGATCAAACTGACACAAAAGATGTGATTGAAGAACTTTGTCCCGTATGCGGTGACAAAGTGAGTGGATACCACTATGGGCTGCTCACTTGTGAATCATGCAAAGGGTTCTTCAAAAGGACCGTGCAGAATAAAAAGGTGTACACATGCGTTGCTGAACGCGCGTGTCACATTGATAAAACACAGAGGAAACGATGTCCCTTCTGCCGTTTCCAAAAATGTCTGGACGTCGGAATGAAATTAGAAG ccGTGCGAGCAGACCGCATGCGAGGTGGTCGCAACAAATTCGGCCCAATGTACAAACGCGATCGCGCCCGCAAATTACAAATGATGAGGCAAAGACAGATTGCCGTGCAGACACTTCGCGGTTCGCTCGGAGACAGCGGGCTAGTTCTGGGATTCAGCTCGCCATATGCCTCGGTGCCTGTGAAGCAGGAGATTCAAATACCACAAGTGTCATCGCTGACGTCTTCACCGGAGTCATCCCCTGGGCCGGCGCTGTTGGCCACCCAGCCGCAGCCCCCTcagccgccgccgccgccgtcGCACGACAAATGGGAAACCCACTCGCCGCACTCGGCCTCACCGGACGCCTTCGCCTTTGACACACAAGCCACCGCAGCCGCGACCCCATCCAGCACCGCTGAAGCCACAAGCACAGAAACTCTCCGAGTCTCACCCATGATCCGGGAATTCGTCCAGACCATTGACGACCGAGAATGGCAGAATTCCCTCTTTGGCCTTCTGCAGAGTCAAACTTACAACCAGTGCGAAGTCGATCTCTTCGAGCTAATGTGCAAAGTTCTCGACCAAAATCTGTTCTCGCAAGTCGACTGGGCGAGGAACACCGTGttctttaagtatttaaag GTCGACGATCAAATGAAGCTCCTGCAACACTCGTGGTCCGACATGCTGGTGCTGGACCACCTGCACCAGCGCATGCACAACGGCCTGCCCGACGAGACAACCCTGCACAACGGCCAGAAGTTCGATCTGCTGTGCTTGGGCCTCCTCGGCGTGCCCTCCCTCGCCGAGCACTTCAACGAGCTTCAGAATAAACTCGCAGAACTCAAATTCGACGTACCTGACTACATCTGTGTCAAATTCTTGCTACTGCTTAACCCTG ACGTGAGGGGTATCGTAAACGTGAAATGCGTGCGCGACGGCTACCAGACGGTACAGGCTGCGCTTTTGGATTACACGCTCACCTGTTATCCAACGATACAG GATAAATTTGGCAAATTGGTCATGGTGGTGCCAGAAATCCACGCCCTCGCGGCCCGAGGGGAGGAGCACCTGTACCAGCGGCACTGCGCCGGGCAGGCCCCCACACAGACGCTCCTCATGGAGATGCTGCACGCCAAACGCAA GCCAAATGGAGGCGAGATGGTTAACCGGAGTGCTGAGCACACATCAACTTTAGACCGATt ATCTTGA
- the LOC119835633 gene encoding nuclear hormone receptor FTZ-F1 isoform X1: MTMDQQTGLMSLNMSPFDLSPGPEGSGSGSGPSGASQQYVPQGAAYQCTSDPQPFAYANLDASYLFPTGAGGEPGAYLPTAGTVCDQTDTKDVIEELCPVCGDKVSGYHYGLLTCESCKGFFKRTVQNKKVYTCVAERACHIDKTQRKRCPFCRFQKCLDVGMKLEAVRADRMRGGRNKFGPMYKRDRARKLQMMRQRQIAVQTLRGSLGDSGLVLGFSSPYASVPVKQEIQIPQVSSLTSSPESSPGPALLATQPQPPQPPPPPSHDKWETHSPHSASPDAFAFDTQATAAATPSSTAEATSTETLRVSPMIREFVQTIDDREWQNSLFGLLQSQTYNQCEVDLFELMCKVLDQNLFSQVDWARNTVFFKYLKVDDQMKLLQHSWSDMLVLDHLHQRMHNGLPDETTLHNGQKFDLLCLGLLGVPSLAEHFNELQNKLAELKFDVPDYICVKFLLLLNPDVRGIVNVKCVRDGYQTVQAALLDYTLTCYPTIQDKFGKLVMVVPEIHALAARGEEHLYQRHCAGQAPTQTLLMEMLHAKRKPNGGEMVNRSAEHTSTLDRLCGGFLPNDTIEPHSPI; the protein is encoded by the exons ATGACGATGGATCAGCAGACAGGCCTCATGTCCCTCAACATGTCCCCATTCGATCTAAGTCCGGGACCAGAAGGTTCGGGCTCGGGCAGTGGACCCTCGGGAGCCTCACAACAATACGTGCCGCAAGGCGCCGCATACCAATGCACATCAGACCCGCAGCCTTTTGCCTACGCTAATTTGGATGCTTCATATCTGTTCCCAACAGGTGCCGGAGGTGAGCCCGGGGCCTACTTACCCACAGCTGGTACTGTGTGTGATCAAACTGACACAAAAGATGTGATTGAAGAACTTTGTCCCGTATGCGGTGACAAAGTGAGTGGATACCACTATGGGCTGCTCACTTGTGAATCATGCAAAGGGTTCTTCAAAAGGACCGTGCAGAATAAAAAGGTGTACACATGCGTTGCTGAACGCGCGTGTCACATTGATAAAACACAGAGGAAACGATGTCCCTTCTGCCGTTTCCAAAAATGTCTGGACGTCGGAATGAAATTAGAAG ccGTGCGAGCAGACCGCATGCGAGGTGGTCGCAACAAATTCGGCCCAATGTACAAACGCGATCGCGCCCGCAAATTACAAATGATGAGGCAAAGACAGATTGCCGTGCAGACACTTCGCGGTTCGCTCGGAGACAGCGGGCTAGTTCTGGGATTCAGCTCGCCATATGCCTCGGTGCCTGTGAAGCAGGAGATTCAAATACCACAAGTGTCATCGCTGACGTCTTCACCGGAGTCATCCCCTGGGCCGGCGCTGTTGGCCACCCAGCCGCAGCCCCCTcagccgccgccgccgccgtcGCACGACAAATGGGAAACCCACTCGCCGCACTCGGCCTCACCGGACGCCTTCGCCTTTGACACACAAGCCACCGCAGCCGCGACCCCATCCAGCACCGCTGAAGCCACAAGCACAGAAACTCTCCGAGTCTCACCCATGATCCGGGAATTCGTCCAGACCATTGACGACCGAGAATGGCAGAATTCCCTCTTTGGCCTTCTGCAGAGTCAAACTTACAACCAGTGCGAAGTCGATCTCTTCGAGCTAATGTGCAAAGTTCTCGACCAAAATCTGTTCTCGCAAGTCGACTGGGCGAGGAACACCGTGttctttaagtatttaaag GTCGACGATCAAATGAAGCTCCTGCAACACTCGTGGTCCGACATGCTGGTGCTGGACCACCTGCACCAGCGCATGCACAACGGCCTGCCCGACGAGACAACCCTGCACAACGGCCAGAAGTTCGATCTGCTGTGCTTGGGCCTCCTCGGCGTGCCCTCCCTCGCCGAGCACTTCAACGAGCTTCAGAATAAACTCGCAGAACTCAAATTCGACGTACCTGACTACATCTGTGTCAAATTCTTGCTACTGCTTAACCCTG ACGTGAGGGGTATCGTAAACGTGAAATGCGTGCGCGACGGCTACCAGACGGTACAGGCTGCGCTTTTGGATTACACGCTCACCTGTTATCCAACGATACAG GATAAATTTGGCAAATTGGTCATGGTGGTGCCAGAAATCCACGCCCTCGCGGCCCGAGGGGAGGAGCACCTGTACCAGCGGCACTGCGCCGGGCAGGCCCCCACACAGACGCTCCTCATGGAGATGCTGCACGCCAAACGCAA GCCAAATGGAGGCGAGATGGTTAACCGGAGTGCTGAGCACACATCAACTTTAGACCGATt GTGCGGTGGTTTCCTGCCAAACGACACGATTGAGCCGCATTCTCCTATATA A
- the LOC119835633 gene encoding nuclear hormone receptor FTZ-F1 isoform X2: MTMDQQTGLMSLNMSPFDLSPGPEGSGSGSGPSGASQQYVPQGAAYQCTSDPQPFAYANLDASYLFPTGAGGEPGAYLPTAGTVCDQTDTKDVIEELCPVCGDKVSGYHYGLLTCESCKGFFKRTVQNKKVYTCVAERACHIDKTQRKRCPFCRFQKCLDVGMKLEAVRADRMRGGRNKFGPMYKRDRARKLQMMRQRQIAVQTLRGSLGDSGLVLGFSSPYASVPVKQEIQIPQVSSLTSSPESSPGPALLATQPQPPQPPPPPSHDKWETHSPHSASPDAFAFDTQATAAATPSSTAEATSTETLRVSPMIREFVQTIDDREWQNSLFGLLQSQTYNQCEVDLFELMCKVLDQNLFSQVDWARNTVFFKYLKVDDQMKLLQHSWSDMLVLDHLHQRMHNGLPDETTLHNGQKFDLLCLGLLGVPSLAEHFNELQNKLAELKFDVPDYICVKFLLLLNPDVRGIVNVKCVRDGYQTVQAALLDYTLTCYPTIQDKFGKLVMVVPEIHALAARGEEHLYQRHCAGQAPTQTLLMEMLHAKRKPNGGEMVNRSAEHTSTLDRLCGGFLPNDTIEPHSPI, from the exons ATGACGATGGATCAGCAGACAGGCCTCATGTCCCTCAACATGTCCCCATTCGATCTAAGTCCGGGACCAGAAGGTTCGGGCTCGGGCAGTGGACCCTCGGGAGCCTCACAACAATACGTGCCGCAAGGCGCCGCATACCAATGCACATCAGACCCGCAGCCTTTTGCCTACGCTAATTTGGATGCTTCATATCTGTTCCCAACAGGTGCCGGAGGTGAGCCCGGGGCCTACTTACCCACAGCTGGTACTGTGTGTGATCAAACTGACACAAAAGATGTGATTGAAGAACTTTGTCCCGTATGCGGTGACAAAGTGAGTGGATACCACTATGGGCTGCTCACTTGTGAATCATGCAAAGGGTTCTTCAAAAGGACCGTGCAGAATAAAAAGGTGTACACATGCGTTGCTGAACGCGCGTGTCACATTGATAAAACACAGAGGAAACGATGTCCCTTCTGCCGTTTCCAAAAATGTCTGGACGTCGGAATGAAATTAGAAG ccGTGCGAGCAGACCGCATGCGAGGTGGTCGCAACAAATTCGGCCCAATGTACAAACGCGATCGCGCCCGCAAATTACAAATGATGAGGCAAAGACAGATTGCCGTGCAGACACTTCGCGGTTCGCTCGGAGACAGCGGGCTAGTTCTGGGATTCAGCTCGCCATATGCCTCGGTGCCTGTGAAGCAGGAGATTCAAATACCACAAGTGTCATCGCTGACGTCTTCACCGGAGTCATCCCCTGGGCCGGCGCTGTTGGCCACCCAGCCGCAGCCCCCTcagccgccgccgccgccgtcGCACGACAAATGGGAAACCCACTCGCCGCACTCGGCCTCACCGGACGCCTTCGCCTTTGACACACAAGCCACCGCAGCCGCGACCCCATCCAGCACCGCTGAAGCCACAAGCACAGAAACTCTCCGAGTCTCACCCATGATCCGGGAATTCGTCCAGACCATTGACGACCGAGAATGGCAGAATTCCCTCTTTGGCCTTCTGCAGAGTCAAACTTACAACCAGTGCGAAGTCGATCTCTTCGAGCTAATGTGCAAAGTTCTCGACCAAAATCTGTTCTCGCAAGTCGACTGGGCGAGGAACACCGTGttctttaagtatttaaag GTCGACGATCAAATGAAGCTCCTGCAACACTCGTGGTCCGACATGCTGGTGCTGGACCACCTGCACCAGCGCATGCACAACGGCCTGCCCGACGAGACAACCCTGCACAACGGCCAGAAGTTCGATCTGCTGTGCTTGGGCCTCCTCGGCGTGCCCTCCCTCGCCGAGCACTTCAACGAGCTTCAGAATAAACTCGCAGAACTCAAATTCGACGTACCTGACTACATCTGTGTCAAATTCTTGCTACTGCTTAACCCTG ACGTGAGGGGTATCGTAAACGTGAAATGCGTGCGCGACGGCTACCAGACGGTACAGGCTGCGCTTTTGGATTACACGCTCACCTGTTATCCAACGATACAG GATAAATTTGGCAAATTGGTCATGGTGGTGCCAGAAATCCACGCCCTCGCGGCCCGAGGGGAGGAGCACCTGTACCAGCGGCACTGCGCCGGGCAGGCCCCCACACAGACGCTCCTCATGGAGATGCTGCACGCCAAACGCAA GCCAAATGGAGGCGAGATGGTTAACCGGAGTGCTGAGCACACATCAACTTTAGACCGATt GTGCGGTGGTTTCCTGCCAAACGACACGATTGAGCCGCATTCTCCTATATAG